The following DNA comes from Halobacteriovorax sp. HLS.
TTCGAATAAGTAGCGTCTTCTGTTTTTATTAAGGGCAAGTCTCTACAAAGAAAATCTGAAAAGAGATTTTGGGCCCAACGGCGATGAAGTTTTTCAGCTCCATCCGTTGTACGATTATTGTGACCTGCATTTAGCATTAAATAGGAAATACTACCAAAAGCTCCGGGGAATCGTGATTTTTTTAAGTTTATTCCCTCAATTCTTTTGGACTCCTTTAACCTTGTGAAATATTGAGTACTACTGTCGAGCTCGGTGATAGCATATAGTTGCCCAAATTCAATAAGTTCTGGTTTCCATAGGTAAGTTTCGCCAAAATCGGTTGGATTATCTTGTACGCCTCCAACTGACCATTTTCTCTTATGCATACCATCTAAGTGAGACCTTATCGCACTTATATCTCTATCATTTTGAAAAATATTTTCATCATTTCCAACTCTCTTTGCCTTAAGTGTTTTTGAAGAGAGAAAGATATTATTTAGTGGATATGACTGGCCAAAGAGTGAGAGCGTAAAATGATAAGCGGCCTGATTTGAGTCAAATACATTTGTATTAGAGTGATCTTGTGTATCTGAGTTAAAGTTATAAAGCTTAAACCAAGAGGAATGGAGATTTTGAAAAGTATTAAGAACTGTAAATGACTTTGAGTCAAGATTTTCTAGTTGCCCACTTTTACTAAATTTTGCATGAGAAATAATTTGTAGGCAGGCCTTTTTAGCATCAGTCTTGCCTGAGTTAAGATCTATTAAGATTGGGTCATTGAGATCAACACGCTTGTTTAAAAATTGAGAATGGCACTTTATATATTTTCTAGCTTGTTCTGTAAGATCAATTGCGTTAGCGCAAAAAATTGTGATTGAGAAAATGATGATACTTTTTGCAAGTTGAATCAATTATCTAGACCTTTTGCGAATCCTTTTGATTTCACTTTGTTTGGTTTGCTCTTTTAGAACTTTGTTTTGAGTTGGTGGCAGCTCTTCTTTTTGTAGAGCGCTTGAGGATAAGGAGATACTATCTTGGGAGGAATTATCTCCCTGTTGTGCGATGTCCCAATTCGAGATATCAATATCTTTTGATGACTTCTCCAGCATTTCAAGTTCGCTTTGGAACGAATTTTGCGCAAAAGAGCTAGCTTGAAGTAAGAAAAATAGTATGGACGCCTTTACTAGCATTGATTCCTCATATACAAATCATATTCTTATAAATACATATATTTATTATGCCTAATGTTTGGAATAGCTGCAACTATGAATGATGTTGATTTGAGACTTAGTAACTATGATTTTGATTTGCCAGCAAGTCTTATTGCTGATCGCCCTGTTGCGGGACGTCATCACTCGAAAATGCTGGTCTATAAAGTGAAATCTGATGAAATCATTCATGATGAATTTATCAATCTATCAAATTATCTACCAGAGTCCTCCTTACTAGTTGTAAATCAGTCAAAAGTATTTCCTTGTCGATTAATTGGATCAAAGTCTACAGGTGGCAAATGTGAAGTCTTCATTCTAGACATTGAAGCAAATGAGCAAGGGCTACGTGAAGTACTAATTAAAACAACTTCTAAAAAAAGGCTTGAGCAAACTTTTCACTTTGAAAATGGTCTTGTGGCCACATTAAAAGAAATACGCGATGGCCGCTTCTTTGTTGAATTTAATAATGAAAACCTTGCGAGCTATTTAGAGGAGCATGGAAAAATTCCTATCCCTCCTTATATTAGAAATGGCGAAAGTGATGCAAAAGATGTCGAAGATTATCAGACTGTTTATGCAAAGGAAGTAGGGAGTGTTGCTGCTCCTACTGCTGGACTGCACTTTACTGAGGAAGTTTTTAAGTCTTTAGAAGATAAGTCAATCTCTAGAGCACAAGTCACTCTTCACGTAGGTCTTGGAACGTTCTTGCCAGTAAAGGTCGATAATTTACAAGAGCATAAAATGCATACTGAGAAGTATTTTATAGACTCTAAGAACTTAGATAAAATTAAAGGCAATCGTGAGATCTATGCCGTTGGTACAACTTCTCTAAGAGTTCTTGAGAGTTGTCATGATGGAAGTGATTTTAATTTAGAGGCAGATAAATATTACGAGACAGATATCTTCTTACACCCAGGTGTTGAGGTGAATTCCATAAAAGGATTAGTGACTAATTTTCACTTACCCAAATCAACTCTGCTCATGCTGGTGAGCTCTCTTATTGGAAGAGAGAAAACTCTTGAGCTATATAAAGAGGCCATTGCAAGAGAGTATAGATTCTTCTCTTATGGTGATTCCATGTTAATTTTGAGGGACCAATGACGACTATGTATACAAATATTGCCTATGACGGTAAGGCCAGGGCCGGAGTTGTAAAAACTGCCCACGGTGATATCGAAACACCTATCTTCATGCCTGTAGGTACACGAGCTACAGTAAAGTGTATGTGGCAAGATCAGTTAGAAGAGATCGGCTCTCAAATTATTTTGGGTAATACTTATCACTTATATCTAAGGCCAGGTCACGAGCTCATCGAAAGAGTTGGTGGTGGGCTTCATGGATTTATGAATTGGAATAAGCCTATTCTTACTGATAGTGGTGGCTTTCAAGTATTTTCTTTGTCAGATATAAATAAGCTAACTGAAGAAGGGGTTAGGTTTCAATCTCATATTGATGGCTCATATCATATGATCTCACCTGAGAAGTCTATGGAAATCCAGAAGGCCCTAGGCAGTGATATTGTAATGAACTTTGATGAGTGTCCTGCACTTCCAGCTACAAAAGAGAGACTTAGAGAAAGTATGGAACTTACTCTAAGATGGGCACAGCGCTGTAGAAACTATGAACTTAAAGAACATCAAAATCTCTTTGGAATCATTCAAGGCGGACTTCACTTTGACCTAAGAAGTGAGTGCATGGAACGTTTAGTTGAGATGAATTTTGAAGGTTACGCACTTGGCGGATTAAGTGTTGGCGAAAAAAATGAAGAAATGGTTGAGTTTTGCTCAGACTTTGTCCACACAATGCCTAAGGATAAGCCGCGCTACCTTATGGGAGTTGGAAAGCCACTAGATATACTTACAGGGATTAAAAATGGCCTAGATATGTTTGACTGTGTGCTTCCAACTAGGAACGCCCGTAATGGGCAGTTTTTAACCCACGATGGGCCACTAAATATTAAAAAAGAACGATTTAAGGAAGATAAAGCTCAACCAGATCCAGATTGTGAGTGTAAGGTTTGTAAGACCTATTCTAGATCTTATATTAGACATCTTTATAACACGGGTGAATACCTGGCCGGACAACTTATAAGTTATCATAACTTACACTTCTTTATTAAGATGACGAAGGACGCAAGAGCGCATATTATCGCAGGAACATTTGACGAATATTATAAGAACTTTTATAACAAATACACTTCTGAGAAATGGAAATAACTAAATAAAATAAGGATATATCATGTTAGAATTACTTTTTACTTCAGTACAGGCACAAGAAGCAACAGCTGCAGCAGCTCCGGGTGGTTTAGCGTCTTTCGCTCCAATGATCATCATCTTTGCAATCTTTTACTTTTTAATGATTAGACCACAGTCTAAGAAACTTAAAGAAGAGCAAGCACTTCTTGCAACACTTGGTAAAGGTGAAGAGATCTTCACTAAGTCTGGTATCATTGGAACAATTACAGGTCTTACAGATAAAGTTGTAACTCTTGATGTTGCGGAAGGAACAAAAATTAAAGTTCTAAGAAGCCAAATTGGTGGAAAGGCCAGTACAATCTTTGAAAAGAAAACTGAAAAATAATCGAGAATAATATGTTTGGAATTGGCGCAAGTGAACTTTTAGTAATCTTTCTTTTTGCCTTACTCTTTATTGGACCTAAAAAGCTTCCAGAGCTAGCAAAGGGATTAGGTAAAGGGTTAAGAGAGTTTCAAAAAGCTAAAGATGACCTCTTTGATGAGGTGAATAAACCTGCGCCAAAAGATGAAACTGTTGATGAAATAACTGTTTCAAAAGAGTCAGCAATTTCTGTTGATGAACAAACTGTGCAGGAAGTCACTGCCATTATTCAAGACCAAAAAGAAAAGACTAAAACTGACGCATAGGCACTCTACTAATTATTTTGGTAGTTTGCCTTATCTTTCGTTGCATTTTCGTTGAGTTTTCCACTATACTTTTAACAGTTTAAATTTAGGTATCTATATATAAGACACCGTTCGGAGTTAAGTCGTATTGATGTG
Coding sequences within:
- the queA gene encoding tRNA preQ1(34) S-adenosylmethionine ribosyltransferase-isomerase QueA, with translation MFGIAATMNDVDLRLSNYDFDLPASLIADRPVAGRHHSKMLVYKVKSDEIIHDEFINLSNYLPESSLLVVNQSKVFPCRLIGSKSTGGKCEVFILDIEANEQGLREVLIKTTSKKRLEQTFHFENGLVATLKEIRDGRFFVEFNNENLASYLEEHGKIPIPPYIRNGESDAKDVEDYQTVYAKEVGSVAAPTAGLHFTEEVFKSLEDKSISRAQVTLHVGLGTFLPVKVDNLQEHKMHTEKYFIDSKNLDKIKGNREIYAVGTTSLRVLESCHDGSDFNLEADKYYETDIFLHPGVEVNSIKGLVTNFHLPKSTLLMLVSSLIGREKTLELYKEAIAREYRFFSYGDSMLILRDQ
- the tgt gene encoding tRNA guanosine(34) transglycosylase Tgt translates to MTTMYTNIAYDGKARAGVVKTAHGDIETPIFMPVGTRATVKCMWQDQLEEIGSQIILGNTYHLYLRPGHELIERVGGGLHGFMNWNKPILTDSGGFQVFSLSDINKLTEEGVRFQSHIDGSYHMISPEKSMEIQKALGSDIVMNFDECPALPATKERLRESMELTLRWAQRCRNYELKEHQNLFGIIQGGLHFDLRSECMERLVEMNFEGYALGGLSVGEKNEEMVEFCSDFVHTMPKDKPRYLMGVGKPLDILTGIKNGLDMFDCVLPTRNARNGQFLTHDGPLNIKKERFKEDKAQPDPDCECKVCKTYSRSYIRHLYNTGEYLAGQLISYHNLHFFIKMTKDARAHIIAGTFDEYYKNFYNKYTSEKWK
- the yajC gene encoding preprotein translocase subunit YajC, yielding MLELLFTSVQAQEATAAAAPGGLASFAPMIIIFAIFYFLMIRPQSKKLKEEQALLATLGKGEEIFTKSGIIGTITGLTDKVVTLDVAEGTKIKVLRSQIGGKASTIFEKKTEK
- a CDS encoding twin-arginine translocase TatA/TatE family subunit, with amino-acid sequence MFGIGASELLVIFLFALLFIGPKKLPELAKGLGKGLREFQKAKDDLFDEVNKPAPKDETVDEITVSKESAISVDEQTVQEVTAIIQDQKEKTKTDA